In one Brevibacterium sp. CBA3109 genomic region, the following are encoded:
- a CDS encoding IS30 family transposase has protein sequence MGVDQRSAQDWDKDIKQFTGGRIYPDGRIIRYRQSAILKTVKNPRNAYTRGAPVDVERLEISIDSRFLSLIEREKIHDLAKSGESMRTIGERLRRSPSTISRELARNATNTLGYLPYTAHRMAASRRPRPRVRKLEGESGLRAYVQTKLQQKWSPEQISHRLVKDFPDDRQMRVCTETIYQSIYVQGRGGLKREIAALMRRGRVVRKPRRDPARRTKRFVDEMVSIADRPPEADDRAIPGHWEGDLIIGTKSRSAIATLVERSSRFVTLVHLDADHTAETVRDGLVKTVSELPQALRRSLTWDQGAEMSGHVAFRTATNMDVYFCDPGSPWQRGSNENTNGLLRQYFPKGTDLSRHAPEELEDVAAELNARPRKTLNWDTPAERLHALLEPQ, from the coding sequence ATCGGTGTCGATCAGCGCTCAGCCCAGGACTGGGACAAAGACATTAAGCAGTTCACTGGTGGGCGCATCTATCCTGATGGTCGGATCATTCGCTACCGGCAATCGGCGATACTGAAAACTGTGAAGAATCCGCGCAATGCCTATACACGAGGTGCTCCCGTCGATGTCGAGCGCCTCGAAATATCGATCGATTCTCGTTTTCTGAGCCTGATTGAACGAGAGAAAATCCACGATCTTGCCAAGAGTGGAGAATCGATGCGCACCATCGGAGAGAGGTTAAGGCGAAGCCCCTCGACGATCAGCCGGGAACTGGCGCGCAATGCCACCAACACGTTGGGGTATCTTCCATATACCGCGCACCGAATGGCGGCGTCTCGTCGCCCGCGGCCACGAGTGCGTAAACTCGAAGGTGAAAGTGGGCTACGTGCCTACGTCCAGACCAAGCTGCAGCAGAAATGGTCACCGGAACAGATCAGCCACCGGCTGGTCAAGGACTTCCCCGATGACAGACAAATGCGGGTGTGTACGGAAACGATCTACCAGTCGATCTACGTTCAGGGCCGTGGTGGACTCAAGCGTGAGATCGCAGCACTGATGCGTCGCGGACGGGTAGTACGCAAACCCCGACGAGATCCAGCACGCAGGACGAAACGGTTTGTCGATGAGATGGTCTCGATCGCTGACCGACCACCTGAGGCCGATGACCGTGCCATACCAGGACATTGGGAAGGCGATCTCATCATCGGAACGAAGTCCAGGTCCGCGATCGCCACACTCGTCGAGCGATCCAGTCGGTTCGTCACCCTTGTCCATCTCGACGCCGATCATACTGCCGAGACGGTCCGAGACGGTCTCGTCAAGACCGTCAGTGAGCTCCCACAGGCTCTGCGGCGATCATTAACGTGGGACCAGGGCGCGGAGATGTCGGGACACGTCGCGTTTCGTACAGCAACCAACATGGACGTCTACTTCTGCGACCCGGGCAGCCCCTGGCAACGTGGGAGCAACGAGAACACCAACGGACTCTTGCGCCAGTACTTTCCCAAAGGCACCGACTTGTCCCGGCACGCTCCCGAGGAGCTCGAGGATGTGGCTGCAGAACTCAATGCTCGACCACGAAAAACTTTGAACTGGGACACACCGGCAGAACGACTCCATGCTTTACTGGAACCTCAGTAG
- a CDS encoding type IV secretory system conjugative DNA transfer family protein yields the protein MSSPAGRQTGSMGDELTTFAIIGLIGLFAVALVLRLAGSLTALLTGSPAPEAGPAAGALVLIHPTNPGVALQAEDLNAIVYWLVAALLLSTVAAAITWVWSLIRRRTQQVEKEPRRLAGVATRQDLAQATSPKALLGRAGNLRPSLENPAPKDVGYLLGTSHGKQVWASVEDSLLLIGPPRSGKGLHVVINTILDAPGAVVTTSTRPDNLTATLRARKRIGPVAVFDPQHLAESLPAGLRWSPIRGCADPLTAMIRANGLAAATGLSSGGVEGGGFWEGKTRSALQALLHAAAIDARPPEELFRWTLDPSAASDAVAILTNSPQAAGGWADSLQSMIDADPRTRDSIWQGVSLSLSALADPRVLDAVSPRDGEDFDPEAFLRESGTLYLLATGAGAGASAALVAALVEDLIETARRMAARAPGARLDPPMLLALDEIANLAPLPSLPTLMAEGGGTGITTMPVLQSLAQARDKWNEHQANAIWDAAIVKLLLGGASNSKDLQDLSNLIGERDEFTDSVTLGDHGSRSSQRSIRRVAVLPPERIRLLPFGTAVTLLRSAPPIITDLRRWPDRTDGAQLKTDRAEIEALLETTPDT from the coding sequence GTGAGCTCCCCGGCCGGACGCCAGACCGGCTCCATGGGCGATGAGCTGACGACCTTCGCGATCATCGGGCTCATCGGCCTGTTCGCCGTGGCCCTGGTCCTGCGCCTGGCCGGCTCCCTGACCGCACTGCTGACCGGCAGCCCTGCACCGGAAGCAGGACCGGCCGCCGGGGCGCTGGTCCTCATCCACCCCACCAATCCCGGTGTCGCCTTGCAGGCCGAGGACCTCAACGCGATCGTGTACTGGCTGGTCGCGGCCCTACTGCTCTCCACGGTCGCGGCGGCGATCACCTGGGTGTGGTCGCTGATCCGCCGTCGCACCCAGCAGGTCGAGAAGGAGCCGAGGCGTCTGGCCGGGGTCGCCACCCGCCAGGATCTGGCCCAGGCGACCTCGCCGAAGGCTCTGCTGGGCCGGGCTGGGAACCTGCGCCCGTCCTTGGAGAACCCGGCCCCGAAGGATGTGGGCTACCTGCTGGGCACCTCGCACGGCAAGCAGGTCTGGGCCTCGGTCGAAGACTCCCTCCTGCTCATCGGCCCGCCCCGGTCCGGCAAGGGCCTGCACGTGGTCATCAACACGATCCTCGATGCCCCGGGCGCGGTGGTGACCACCAGCACCCGCCCGGACAACCTCACCGCGACCCTGCGGGCGCGCAAGCGCATCGGCCCGGTCGCGGTCTTCGACCCCCAGCACCTCGCCGAGAGCCTACCGGCCGGGTTGCGGTGGTCGCCGATTCGCGGCTGCGCGGACCCGCTGACGGCGATGATCCGCGCCAACGGGCTGGCCGCAGCGACCGGGCTGAGCTCGGGCGGTGTGGAAGGCGGAGGATTCTGGGAGGGCAAGACCCGCTCGGCCCTGCAGGCCCTGCTGCACGCCGCCGCCATCGACGCCCGGCCACCGGAGGAACTGTTCCGCTGGACCCTGGATCCCAGTGCCGCCAGCGACGCGGTGGCGATCCTGACCAACTCGCCGCAGGCTGCCGGAGGGTGGGCGGATTCCTTGCAGTCGATGATCGATGCCGACCCGCGCACCCGCGACTCCATCTGGCAGGGCGTGAGCCTGTCGCTGAGTGCCCTGGCCGATCCGCGGGTCCTCGATGCCGTCTCACCCCGGGACGGGGAGGACTTCGACCCGGAGGCGTTCCTCCGCGAGTCCGGCACCCTCTACCTGCTGGCCACCGGCGCCGGAGCCGGGGCCAGTGCCGCACTGGTGGCAGCACTGGTCGAAGACCTCATCGAGACCGCCCGGCGGATGGCAGCACGGGCTCCCGGAGCCCGGCTGGACCCGCCGATGCTGCTGGCCCTGGACGAGATCGCGAACTTGGCGCCGTTGCCCTCGCTGCCCACGCTCATGGCTGAGGGCGGAGGTACCGGGATCACCACGATGCCGGTCCTGCAGTCCCTGGCCCAGGCTCGGGATAAGTGGAACGAGCATCAGGCCAACGCCATCTGGGACGCCGCGATCGTCAAACTCCTGTTGGGCGGGGCGTCGAACAGCAAGGACCTCCAAGACCTGTCCAACCTGATCGGCGAGCGGGATGAGTTCACCGACAGTGTCACCCTCGGCGATCACGGATCTCGATCCTCCCAGCGCTCCATCCGCCGGGTCGCGGTGTTGCCGCCCGAGCGGATCCGCCTGCTGCCCTTCGGGACCGCGGTGACGCTGCTGCGCTCGGCCCCGCCGATCATCACGGACCTGCGCCGCTGGCCCGACCGCACCGACGGGGCGCAGCTGAAGACGGATCGGGCCGAGATCGAGGCCCTGCTCGAGACCACCCCTGACACCTGA
- a CDS encoding helicase-related protein, producing the protein MPSGARARYSANLDALGLARVLDEEQRPATEQEQAVLAGWSSWGALPEVFDPRNDQWAEQREELRALLSEQEWDDAARTTLNAHYTSPLVAPELWRAMTSLGFTGGEVLEPGSGSGTFIGLAPPDARMTGVELDPVTASISRHLYPHADIRAESFAETRPAHGQFDAVIGNVPFGKIVLHDPVDNPTRQSIHNHFILKSLRATRPGGLVTVLSSRYTLDAQNPGARREMALLADLVGAVRLPTGTHQRTAGTEAITDVLIFRRRDEDQPPADDLWETVTPVTLDGQEIKINGYFDTHPEHVLGTMSISQGMYGAESLRADGDLDHVAEDLRTTLEQITFTARRKGQTMTARTTPVGQAPAVAATGSAPRTWDGTILATDDGGFATINGGSLEPLKVPKNATREMTALLGLRDSATHLLKLEAATADDTEEITTARESLRRDYQKYLGTFGPLNRFSWRRTGRTNDAGEETHARIMPTPLRLLRSDPFGALVTALEEFDDSTQTASPATILSRRVVAPRAEVQGADTPADAVALSLDRTGGIDLPLIADMLGMDETETRQALTGLVYTDPVTDALVHAPEYLSGDVRTKLAQAKDRAAEDPDFQTNVEALTDVQPEDLGVEDITARFGAVWISPAIHQQFLAEILRTEQVRVENPLPGMWDVRGGRSGLQATSEWGTERRPAPAIAQALMEQKAIIVKDEIEGPDGKPQMVLNATETTAAQEKAETMQARFAEWVWEDPERAKGLVDEYNTRFNNIVLRDYSMAGEYLSLPGMAETFTPRPHQRAAVARMIAEPSTGLFHEVGAGKTAEAIMGAMEMRRMGLISKPLIVIPNHMLAQFSSEWLQIYPQARILAASSKDVTADKRRSFVARAAANDWDGILLTQSAFSKIPLRQSTQQDYIRGQVVDLRRVLENAEAGDAMSVKRIQRKLVNLENKLKERLDTSRDVGVCFEDTGIDYLVIDELHMYKNLATESNISDAAIEGSGRASDLDMKLTYLRDQGKDRVVTGMTATPISNSITEAFVMQKYLRPDLLDTAGVQAFDAWAATFGETSTDMEMSPTGSFRLKTRFSRFTNVPEMLRMWSTFADVKTAEDLQLPVPDIAERDDGSRAPSTEVVQPTAELEDFVADLGDRAEKVAARLVTPREDNMLTISTDGRKAALDIRLVLDDQPTGPTKVDVAADTIARVWEQTRDNEYLDPATGQPAAARGALQLVFADIGTPNPDQWNAYDELAAQLVLRGMPGESIRFIHEAKSDIDKARLFAAARAGHVAVLIGSTQKMGVGTNIQARAVALYHMDCPWRPSDIAQREGRILRQGNQNPEVGVVRLVTEKSFDAYMWQAVERKAKFISQIMRGSLDVREVEEIDSAELSAAEAKAISSGNPLLLEHSTIQAEVAKLHRLERAHSRNESMLEHTRLRAREDITRHEEEITGLEQAAGQVTDTSGENFRITLAGHSYDSRTDAGHALAQWAHREGVTWAPKHIGRDYGTLGQISGFDITVATVPSLGDEPSVEIALADVPRSATVVGRETFLAGGAGVIQRIENRVSGIPTLLERARSDLAEAEQSLAEAQERIGKPFRHTEALAEAEQNLAQVEKKLAATRKNNPEQQPGQPQTGQDRGRELTVEAVRAHRPALGVKADPSRTPDPIPEASRSSAAGGFDRRL; encoded by the coding sequence GTGCCCTCCGGTGCCCGGGCACGTTACAGCGCCAACCTCGATGCCCTGGGACTGGCCCGCGTCCTGGACGAGGAGCAGCGCCCGGCCACCGAACAGGAACAGGCCGTGCTGGCCGGCTGGTCCAGCTGGGGTGCCCTCCCGGAAGTTTTCGATCCGCGCAACGACCAGTGGGCCGAGCAGCGCGAGGAACTGCGCGCTCTGCTCTCGGAGCAGGAGTGGGACGATGCGGCCCGCACGACCCTCAACGCCCACTACACGTCTCCGTTGGTCGCCCCCGAGCTCTGGCGGGCCATGACCTCGCTGGGCTTCACCGGCGGAGAGGTCCTCGAACCCGGCTCCGGCTCCGGCACATTCATCGGCCTGGCCCCACCGGATGCACGCATGACCGGCGTGGAACTGGACCCGGTCACCGCCAGCATCAGCCGCCACCTCTACCCGCACGCGGACATTCGAGCGGAGTCTTTCGCCGAGACCCGCCCCGCCCACGGGCAGTTCGATGCGGTGATCGGCAACGTCCCCTTCGGCAAGATCGTCCTCCACGATCCGGTCGATAACCCCACCCGGCAGTCGATCCACAACCACTTCATCCTCAAGTCCCTACGCGCGACCCGCCCCGGCGGGCTCGTCACGGTGTTGTCCTCGCGCTACACCCTCGATGCCCAGAACCCAGGCGCGCGGCGGGAGATGGCCTTGCTGGCCGACCTCGTCGGCGCTGTGCGCCTGCCCACCGGCACCCATCAGCGCACCGCCGGGACGGAGGCGATCACCGACGTGTTGATCTTCCGCCGCCGTGACGAAGACCAGCCGCCGGCCGATGACCTCTGGGAGACCGTCACTCCCGTGACTCTCGACGGGCAAGAGATCAAGATTAACGGCTACTTCGACACCCACCCCGAGCACGTGCTGGGCACGATGAGCATCAGCCAGGGCATGTATGGCGCCGAGAGCCTTCGGGCCGACGGCGACCTCGACCATGTCGCCGAGGATCTGCGCACGACCTTGGAGCAGATCACCTTCACCGCCCGCCGTAAAGGCCAGACGATGACCGCGCGCACCACCCCGGTCGGGCAGGCACCGGCGGTGGCCGCCACCGGCAGCGCACCGCGGACGTGGGACGGAACCATTCTGGCCACCGACGACGGAGGATTCGCCACGATCAACGGTGGTTCCCTGGAGCCGTTGAAGGTGCCGAAGAACGCGACCCGGGAGATGACCGCCCTGCTGGGACTGCGGGACTCGGCCACGCATCTGCTCAAGCTCGAAGCCGCCACCGCCGATGACACCGAGGAGATCACCACGGCCCGGGAGAGCCTGCGACGGGACTACCAGAAATACCTCGGCACCTTTGGGCCCTTGAACCGCTTCTCCTGGCGGCGGACCGGACGCACCAACGACGCCGGTGAGGAGACCCACGCCCGCATCATGCCCACCCCGCTGCGGCTGCTGCGCTCAGATCCCTTCGGCGCACTGGTGACCGCGCTGGAGGAATTCGACGACTCCACCCAGACCGCGAGCCCCGCGACGATCCTCTCCCGCCGGGTCGTCGCCCCACGCGCGGAGGTCCAAGGTGCCGACACCCCGGCCGACGCGGTCGCTCTGAGTCTGGATCGCACCGGTGGCATCGACCTGCCGCTGATCGCGGACATGCTCGGCATGGACGAGACCGAGACCCGGCAGGCGCTGACCGGGCTGGTCTACACCGACCCAGTCACCGACGCCCTCGTCCATGCCCCGGAATACCTCAGCGGCGATGTGCGCACGAAACTCGCCCAGGCCAAGGACCGCGCCGCCGAGGACCCGGACTTCCAGACTAACGTCGAGGCGCTGACCGACGTGCAGCCCGAGGACCTCGGCGTCGAGGACATCACGGCCCGGTTCGGGGCCGTGTGGATCAGTCCCGCCATTCACCAGCAGTTCCTCGCAGAGATCCTGCGCACCGAGCAGGTCCGGGTCGAGAATCCGCTGCCGGGCATGTGGGACGTCCGCGGGGGCCGGTCCGGGCTGCAGGCGACCAGCGAATGGGGCACCGAACGCCGTCCGGCCCCAGCCATCGCCCAAGCGCTGATGGAACAGAAGGCCATCATCGTCAAAGACGAGATCGAAGGCCCTGACGGCAAACCCCAGATGGTCCTCAACGCCACCGAGACCACCGCGGCTCAGGAGAAGGCCGAGACGATGCAGGCCCGGTTCGCCGAATGGGTGTGGGAAGACCCCGAGCGGGCCAAGGGCCTGGTCGATGAGTACAACACCCGGTTCAACAACATCGTGCTACGCGACTACTCCATGGCCGGGGAATACCTGAGCTTGCCGGGGATGGCGGAGACGTTCACCCCGCGCCCGCATCAGCGGGCCGCGGTCGCGCGGATGATCGCCGAACCCTCCACCGGCCTGTTCCACGAGGTCGGAGCCGGGAAGACGGCCGAGGCGATCATGGGCGCGATGGAGATGCGCCGGATGGGACTGATCAGCAAGCCGCTGATCGTCATCCCGAACCACATGCTCGCCCAGTTCAGCTCCGAGTGGCTGCAGATCTACCCGCAGGCCCGGATTCTCGCTGCGTCGAGCAAGGACGTCACCGCCGATAAGCGTCGCTCCTTCGTTGCTCGCGCCGCGGCCAACGACTGGGACGGCATCCTGCTCACGCAATCGGCGTTTTCAAAGATCCCCTTGCGTCAGAGCACTCAGCAGGACTACATCCGCGGACAGGTGGTCGACCTCCGGCGCGTGCTGGAAAACGCCGAGGCCGGTGATGCGATGAGCGTCAAACGCATCCAGCGCAAGCTGGTCAACCTGGAGAACAAGCTCAAGGAACGCCTGGACACCAGCCGCGACGTGGGAGTGTGCTTCGAGGACACAGGCATCGATTACCTCGTCATCGACGAACTGCACATGTACAAGAACCTGGCCACGGAGTCCAACATCTCCGATGCCGCGATCGAGGGCTCCGGGCGCGCCAGTGACCTGGACATGAAGCTGACCTATCTGCGCGACCAGGGCAAGGACCGGGTGGTGACCGGGATGACGGCCACCCCGATCTCGAACAGCATCACCGAGGCCTTCGTAATGCAGAAGTACCTGCGTCCGGACCTGCTCGACACGGCCGGTGTGCAGGCCTTCGATGCGTGGGCGGCCACCTTCGGTGAGACCAGCACGGACATGGAGATGTCCCCGACCGGCAGCTTCCGGCTCAAAACCAGGTTCTCCCGGTTCACCAACGTCCCGGAGATGCTGCGCATGTGGTCCACCTTCGCCGATGTGAAAACCGCCGAGGACCTCCAGCTTCCGGTGCCCGATATCGCTGAGCGCGACGACGGCTCCCGCGCCCCGTCCACGGAGGTCGTCCAGCCCACCGCCGAGCTCGAAGACTTCGTCGCCGACCTAGGTGACCGGGCCGAGAAAGTCGCCGCCCGCTTGGTGACGCCGCGTGAGGACAACATGCTGACCATCAGCACCGATGGCCGCAAGGCAGCCTTGGACATCCGCCTGGTCCTCGACGATCAGCCCACCGGGCCGACGAAAGTCGATGTGGCCGCCGATACGATCGCCCGCGTCTGGGAGCAGACCCGCGACAACGAATACCTCGACCCGGCCACCGGGCAGCCGGCCGCGGCCCGTGGGGCGCTGCAGCTGGTCTTCGCCGATATCGGCACCCCGAACCCCGATCAGTGGAACGCCTACGACGAGCTGGCCGCTCAACTGGTGCTGCGCGGGATGCCCGGCGAGTCGATTCGCTTCATCCACGAAGCCAAGTCTGATATCGACAAGGCCCGACTCTTCGCCGCAGCCCGGGCCGGGCACGTCGCGGTGCTCATCGGATCGACCCAGAAAATGGGGGTCGGCACGAACATCCAAGCACGCGCGGTGGCGCTGTATCACATGGACTGCCCCTGGCGGCCCTCCGATATCGCCCAACGCGAGGGCCGCATCCTGCGCCAGGGCAACCAGAACCCGGAAGTCGGGGTGGTGCGCCTGGTCACCGAGAAGAGCTTCGACGCGTACATGTGGCAGGCCGTGGAGCGCAAAGCGAAGTTCATCTCCCAGATCATGCGCGGGTCCCTCGATGTCCGCGAGGTCGAAGAAATCGACTCCGCCGAGCTCTCAGCCGCCGAGGCCAAAGCGATCAGCTCCGGCAACCCCTTACTGCTGGAACACTCCACGATCCAGGCCGAGGTCGCCAAGCTGCACCGCCTCGAGCGCGCCCACTCCCGAAACGAGTCCATGCTCGAACACACCCGCCTCCGCGCCCGCGAGGACATCACCCGGCACGAGGAGGAGATCACCGGTCTCGAACAGGCCGCAGGCCAGGTCACCGACACCTCGGGAGAGAATTTCCGCATCACGCTGGCCGGACACAGCTACGACTCGCGCACCGACGCCGGCCATGCCCTCGCCCAGTGGGCGCACCGGGAAGGTGTGACGTGGGCGCCGAAGCACATCGGCCGCGACTACGGAACCCTCGGGCAGATCAGCGGCTTCGACATCACCGTGGCCACGGTCCCGTCTTTGGGGGATGAGCCCTCGGTCGAAATCGCCCTGGCCGATGTCCCACGCAGCGCCACCGTGGTCGGACGAGAGACGTTCCTGGCCGGCGGGGCGGGAGTGATCCAGCGCATCGAGAACCGAGTCTCCGGCATCCCCACCCTGTTGGAGCGCGCCCGATCCGACCTGGCCGAGGCCGAGCAGTCCCTGGCCGAGGCCCAAGAGCGCATCGGCAAGCCCTTCCGGCACACCGAGGCCCTGGCCGAGGCGGAGCAGAACCTCGCACAGGTCGAGAAGAAGCTGGCCGCCACCCGGAAGAACAACCCCGAGCAACAGCCCGGGCAGCCACAGACCGGGCAGGATCGCGGCCGGGAACTGACGGTCGAGGCAGTGCGCGCTCATCGGCCCGCACTCGGGGTCAAAGCCGATCCGTCCCGGACCCCGGACCCGATACCGGAGGCATCGCGCTCAAGTGCCGCAGGCGGGTTCGACCGTCGCCTGTAG
- a CDS encoding single-stranded DNA-binding protein has product MAMKTGTSVSGFIATDPKLTYGQQGVARFYARMGIEHYRREEDGTFTQLEPSFHDLVVYRKSAEHAAEAFAKGDRFVADGYVRPYTYEREGRQVGGEEFVARKIGHDAARSTYTVDRTPRDEGLTQEQVTAQRAQAFEAPERPAQQPETVAMGQ; this is encoded by the coding sequence ATGGCCATGAAGACCGGCACATCGGTCTCGGGGTTCATCGCCACGGACCCCAAACTGACCTATGGGCAGCAAGGCGTCGCCCGGTTCTACGCCCGGATGGGAATCGAACACTACCGACGCGAGGAAGACGGCACGTTCACACAGCTCGAGCCGTCGTTTCACGATCTCGTCGTCTACCGCAAGAGCGCCGAACACGCCGCAGAAGCCTTCGCCAAGGGCGACCGCTTCGTCGCCGACGGATACGTACGCCCCTATACCTACGAGCGTGAGGGACGCCAGGTCGGTGGCGAAGAATTCGTCGCCCGCAAGATCGGCCACGACGCCGCCCGCTCGACGTACACCGTCGACCGGACCCCACGGGATGAGGGCCTGACCCAGGAGCAAGTCACCGCCCAGCGGGCGCAGGCCTTCGAGGCCCCCGAGCGCCCAGCCCAGCAGCCCGAGACCGTCGCGATGGGCCAGTAG
- a CDS encoding DUF6349 family protein, with protein sequence MPEHIEGQFAFDFDEMAREEARARLDEWGGAPLGFTRDYFPPAQLDEAFEHWKFLNGSMGSWKRSHMWHREGWNGTGTEFGGHRGEIFEAELGPEDGHEGPGGMLEQMICEPCEWHVIGDENSVIEQWHDHAVPGWRDLPVLPATIRVRDGGSSLSKLAMKWITERYPQHMQVPGAPIITERGPYGTRHVHHYSPWGGYDLSHTALERPAAPQVPSRAPRRELPPFVPASQPGQSSPAGRALSQ encoded by the coding sequence ATGCCAGAACACATCGAGGGACAGTTCGCGTTCGACTTCGACGAGATGGCCCGCGAGGAAGCACGTGCACGCCTGGACGAATGGGGCGGTGCACCGCTGGGGTTCACGCGGGACTACTTCCCGCCCGCGCAGCTTGATGAGGCGTTCGAGCACTGGAAGTTCCTCAACGGCTCCATGGGCTCGTGGAAGCGCAGCCACATGTGGCACCGGGAAGGCTGGAACGGGACCGGCACCGAGTTCGGCGGGCACCGCGGCGAGATCTTCGAAGCCGAGCTCGGCCCCGAGGACGGTCACGAAGGCCCCGGCGGAATGCTGGAGCAGATGATCTGCGAGCCGTGCGAGTGGCACGTGATCGGCGACGAGAACTCCGTCATCGAGCAGTGGCACGATCACGCGGTGCCCGGTTGGCGTGACCTGCCTGTTCTACCGGCGACGATCCGTGTCCGAGATGGCGGCTCGAGCCTGTCGAAGCTGGCCATGAAGTGGATCACCGAGCGCTACCCGCAGCACATGCAGGTTCCCGGCGCGCCGATCATCACCGAGCGCGGGCCCTACGGCACCCGGCATGTGCACCATTACTCGCCGTGGGGCGGCTACGACCTCTCCCACACCGCACTCGAACGCCCCGCCGCACCTCAGGTGCCCTCACGGGCACCGCGACGTGAGCTGCCGCCGTTCGTACCGGCCTCGCAGCCCGGGCAGTCCAGCCCGGCAGGCCGTGCCCTGTCCCAGTGA
- a CDS encoding sulfate permease yields MLRAILVTSIRTRGILRAWLPSNIVLDLIRTRAGLKWGVPAMLIAAPYLAIAQWATTTIEHGGPGFLHLVFLVCVWSALKFLIMGPISLVTLIVVRAKERARGRRDDVERSAPRAAGDRSGTLPGERWVP; encoded by the coding sequence ATGCTCCGCGCCATACTCGTCACCAGCATCCGTACCCGCGGCATCCTGCGGGCCTGGTTGCCCAGCAACATCGTGCTCGACCTGATCCGCACCCGTGCGGGTTTGAAGTGGGGCGTGCCGGCCATGCTCATCGCAGCTCCCTATCTCGCCATCGCGCAGTGGGCCACCACCACCATCGAGCACGGCGGCCCCGGCTTCCTGCACCTGGTCTTCCTCGTGTGCGTGTGGTCGGCGTTGAAGTTCCTCATCATGGGACCGATCAGCCTGGTCACGCTGATCGTGGTGCGAGCAAAGGAACGCGCCCGTGGTCGGCGCGACGATGTAGAACGCTCAGCCCCTCGCGCTGCCGGGGATCGGAGCGGAACACTACCCGGTGAGCGGTGGGTGCCCTAG
- a CDS encoding helix-turn-helix domain-containing protein: MDTCEGKGPCSLEGTIMDQRKRPDESAQTLVSLANAADQLGISVKTLRRRISDGTIHGYRVGRLIRVDPEELRRSLIIEMPSVR; the protein is encoded by the coding sequence ATGGACACCTGTGAGGGGAAAGGACCCTGCTCGCTGGAAGGAACCATCATGGACCAACGTAAACGACCCGATGAGTCCGCGCAGACCCTGGTATCGCTCGCCAACGCGGCGGACCAACTAGGGATCTCCGTCAAGACACTACGACGGCGGATCTCCGATGGAACTATCCATGGGTATCGAGTCGGACGCTTGATCCGGGTGGACCCGGAAGAGCTTCGGCGAAGTCTGATCATCGAGATGCCATCGGTTAGATGA